One Lucilia cuprina isolate Lc7/37 chromosome 4, ASM2204524v1, whole genome shotgun sequence DNA segment encodes these proteins:
- the LOC111677707 gene encoding HEAT repeat-containing protein 5B isoform X5: MELAHSLTLNEDALKQLPEPKRSVFIFEWLGYLEKTLLVIDRNEIKNHQKKLVQQLTAQINGSPGPPTRKLLASCLATLFSVGDTFMLFDTANVCNDILKNKDDSPSYLPTKLAAICVLGSMYEKLGRMMGRSYEETVNLLLRTLRNAESQARIEIMITLEKVCAGMGTAIANVHKDIYKATKHGLTDRVMAVRVAAAKCILEMIQHAPFLYQTELESLPALCFRAFDGSSYEVRCSVAKLLGTLLAFTQQQQNEANNKKLSVQPTQSKSTARQVSLDETLSILMSGFLRGGGSFLKGTGEIIKGSSSVNREIRVGVTHAYVVFVDYMGSVWLERNLSTFLSHVLDLVANPKAASSHVDAVYSRKCINFILRSVLGKMLGEKAQTSACKELVYMIAKQMNSIDFNPENAKDSNQETLFSQHFLVCALQELGSLVLGLGTTAQNLLADQTLNAIDTTCAVLVHPSAAARLAAAWCLRCFCVAVPSLITPLIDRFVEALEQMRSSPEAVSGYSCALAAILGSVRYSPLGIPHTKGKVVFNAAEELLRSASQNSRMSLNRTQAGWLLIGSIMTLGSPVVKGLLPRLLLLWRHSFPRSNKELESEKARGDSFTWQVTLEGRAGALSVMQSFLVNCPELVTEDITKRLLTPIESALAMLVNLSSVLKSYGTQLKAPAAMVRLRLYETLSQLPSNALEASYTHLLRMLISEFTLAENPANTTNSLLRSLCHADDSVILGTWLQETDHRIIEDQMEPNRRWDGDHLQPNSAAGSGALEHDPCCLYRISGNSSNATVNGAYGYKADQCPGPLPLGVAIIDMSITLFGVIFPKVANKHRLQMLDHFGECIRQAKSSRQEAVQMNVYTALLCGLKVLTDNKASIGQEDVRKSFTNLVTTGLTSSNSMLRCASAEALGRLAQVVGESRFTAELAQNSFDKLKSARDVVTRTGHSLSLGCLHRYVGGMGSSQHLNTSVSILLALAQDISSPVVQLWALHALALIADSGGPMFRSYVEATLTLCLKLLLNVPQSYVDVHQCIGRVLNALITTMGPELQGNAGGVTKMRRSFICAAYIMQGHSDPLVQAEATGCLQQVHLFAPGSISLPTLVPTLVKNLSSNYLTQRKAAVSCLRQLAHREAKEVCDLALSIKPDECPKLVVTEFGLPGILFAMLDSETDIEMLKNIHDTLMSMLQLMAAESLSTWLSLCKNVLTVAVENSPLPDDVALTSKGDAKAGASSSATASHNLANNDEDDDDEEDDADDVTEYHATENSSTHPAIQPRWTTRVFAAQSVRKIMSACESDTPIHFDLLQAKEMQMTKSSGDYLILHLSELIRMSFIAATSDSDQLRLEGLRTLQEIIDRFANVPEPEFPGHLLLEQFQAQVGAALRPAFAPDTPSHVTAAACEVCSAWIGSGVARDLNDLRRVHQLLVSSLNKLHTKTNSTQLFNESMTTLEKLSILKAWAEVYIVAMITNNTAPASLLRKQLSASNLIPSLTAAMEMDDDETAGADYGNDRSCESLLSLVKPELDNLSTHWLAAMKDHALLLLPAEFQSQLPHDGGAFYTPDTINSSKPHYLASWPPILYAASLWLKDEGFQLHLESSSQTDAEANNLDNTSLEANNNISHGSLSADRFHMIFGLCMEALCSARTSEKPKNVISCLQSMYTIFDSKWARQQLVKDKVLTIELCNVLHRQILTSDDLFVQLLCIEILKQSVQASKEQLTELRDEYLEKNKNIENADNISLQEQIDQMGEGGDSGEITPGSSHIYAILEVCLCLFVRQIPTMNPGAANTVQFRQDLIAKTALSSQSFFNKLAEDNGRLVASALECVEELTTLCSPKGALAILPTILYMTTSIIKEIANKSCIDSTILANTVAIQAALHALESICKDKWSKHPSVASEWQELLQSSLATIVDLTKTAGNNEDRKMDEVTMLRAIAVFILHTPPTVVSTPSLQYPCINHFRQYLQSDNMSVKLKCIQTARLIFSQSELKVSTPYIHALAPRIIEGLYMESAKQPRTDLELQIVLESIVTVEALIELAEPQNRNLMQGIQMLTLLVPVLINYLAEPSKLRNLPKYQRQLHEQALQWLMKIGPKYPQEFKSLMSQSPELRQKLEAAVRCQQQSAAIANRVQTAQSRSGLDKQQKPTIKLKTDFSNFQ; this comes from the exons ATGGAGCTGGCACATAGTTTAACTTTAAATGAAGATGCCCTTAAGCAGTTACCCGAGCCAAAACGTTCTGTATTCATATTCGAATGGTTGGGTTATTTGGAGAAGACTCTACTTGTTATCGATCGCAATGAGATAAAGAATCATCAAAAGAAACTAGTGCAGCAGTTGACAGCACAAATAAATGGCTCTCCTGGACCGCCAACACGAAAATTATTGGCCAGTTGTTTGGCCACATTGTTTTCGGTGGGCGATACATTCATGTTATTTGACACGGCCAATGTGTGTaatgatattttgaaaaataaagatGATTCACCCAGTTATTTGCCGACCAAGTT gGCTGCTATTTGCGTTCTGGGTTCTATGTATGAAAAACTGGGACGTATGATGGGACGTTCTTATGAGGAGACTGTGAATTTGCTTCTAAGAACTTTGCGTAATGCTGAATCCCAAGCTCGCATTGAAATTATGATTACTTTGGAAAAGGTGTGTGCTGGTATGGGTACAGCTATAGCTAATGTCCACAAAGATATTTATAAGGCCACTAAACATGGCTTAACTGATCGTGTTATGGCCGTAAGAGTAGCAGCTGCTAAATGTATTCTAGAAATGATACAACATGCTCCATTTCTTTATCAAACTGAATTGGAGAGTTTGCCGGCTTTGTGTTTTCGTGCTTTTGATGGCAGTAGCTATGAAGTGCGTTGTTCTGTGGCAAAACTACTAGGCACTTTATTGGCATTTACCCAACAACAACAGAATGAGGCAAACAATAAGAAGTTGTCGGTGCAGCCTACACAATCCAAATCTACCGCCAGACAGGTTTCTTTAGACGAAACCTTGAGCATACTTATGTCAGGTTTTCTACGAGGTGGCGGTTCATTTCTTAAAGGTACTGGAGAAATCATCAAAGGCAGTTCGAGTGTAAATCGCGAGATTCGTGTAGGTGTAACACATGCTTATGTGGTGTTTGTAGATTACATGGGCAGTGTATGGTTGGAGCGTAACCTGTCTACCTTCCTTTCTCATGTATTGGATCTAGTGGCCAATCCCAAAGCGGCCTCTTCACATGTTGATGCCGTCTATTCTCGCAAGTGTATTAATTTTATACTTAGATCCGTGCTGGGTAAAATGCTGGGAGAAAAGGCCCAAACCTCAGCCTGCAAGGAATTGGTCTATATGATTGCCAAACAAATGAATTCAATAGACTTTAATCCAGAAAATGCCAAGGACTCGAATCAAGAAACTCTTTTCAGTCAACACTTTTTAGTATGTGCACTGCAGGAATTGGGCTCTTTAGTATTGGGTTTAGGTACAACAGCTCAAAATCTTTTGGCTGACCAAACACTTAATGCTATAGATACCACTTGCGCTGTATTGGTGCATCCAAGCGCAGCAGCAAGATTGGCCGCTGCTTGGTGTTTACGATGCTTTTGTGTGGCTGTGCCAAGTCTAATAACACCTCTAATCGATCGTTTTGTTGAGGCTCTAGAGCAAATGCGCTCATCTCCTGAAGCCGTATCGGGTTACAGTTGCGCTTTAGCGGCTATTTTGGGAAGTGTACGTTATTCTCCTTTAGGTATACCACATACCAAAGGTAAAGTTGTATTCAATGCAGCAGAAGAATTACTACGTTCAGCTTCTCAAAACAGTCGCATGTCGTTAAATCGTACCCAAGCCGGTTGGCTGCTGATTGGATCGATAATGACTCTGGGTTCACCGGTAGTAAAGGGTTTGTTACCAAGATTACTGCTATTATGGCGCCATTCCTTCCCACGTTCTAACAAAGAATTGGAATCAGAAAAAGCTCGTGGAGATTCATTTACCTGGCAGGTTACGCTCGAGGGACGTGCTGGGGCTTTATCGGTAATGCAAAGTTTTTTGGTAAACTGTCCCGAACTCGTAACGGAAGATATTACAAAACGTCTTTTAACGCCTATTGAAAGTGCTTTGGCTATGTTGGTAAA ctTATCTTCTGTTTTGAAAAGCTATGGCACACAATTAAAAGCACCCGCCGCCATGGTACGCCTACGTCTTTATGAAACTCTTTCTCAACTACCATCTAATGCTTTAGAAGCTTCTTACACTCATCTCTTGCGTATGCTTATATCAGAATTTACTTTGGCTGAAAATCCAGCAAACACCACAAACTCTTTGCTTCGTAGTCTTTGTCATGCTGATGACTCTGTTATATTGGGAACTTGGTTGCAAGAAACCGATCATCGCATTATAGAAGATCAG ATGGAACCAAATCGTAGATGGGATGGTGATCAT CTTCAACCCAATAGCGCCGCCGGCTCAGGTGCTTTAGAACATGATCCCTGTTGTTTATACAGAATTTCGGGCAATTCATCGAATGCCACAGTTAATGGAGCCTACGGCTATAAAGCCGATCAGTGTCCTGGTCCTTTACCACTTGGTGTGGCCATCATAGATATGTCAATAACATTGTTTGGTGTTATATTTCCCAAAGTGGCCAATAAACATCGTTTACAAATGTTGGATCATTTTGGTGAATGCATAAGACAGGCCAAGAGCAGTCGCCAGGAAGCAGTGCAAATGAATGTGTATACAGCTCTGCTTTGTGGCCTTAAGGTGCTAACGGACAATAAGGCTAGTATTGGCCAAGAAGATGTACGCAAAAGTTTTACCAATCTAGTTACTACTGGTCTAACTAGCTCAAATTCTATGCTCAGATGTGCTTCGGCTGAAGCTTTGGGTCGTTTAGCTCAAGTGGTGGGTGAATCGAGGTTTACTGCTGAATTGGCTCAAAATTCGtttgataaattaaaatctGCTCGTGATGTAGTAACACGTACTGGACACTCTTTATCATTGGGCTGTTTACATCGCTACGTTGGTGGCATGGGCTCGTCTCAACATTTGAATACCAGTGTTTCCATATTATTAGCTTTGGCACAAGACATTTCTTCGCCTGTTGTACAGCTGTGGGCACTACATGCTTTGGCTTTAATTGCTGATTCCGGAGGACCTATGTTCCGCAGTTATGTCGAGGCTACTTTGACATtgtgtttaaaacttttattaaatgttcCACAATCATATGTGGACGTACATCAGTGCATTGGACGAGTTTTGAATGCTTTAATTACAACAATGGGTCCTGAGCTTCAA GGAAATGCTGGTGGCGTTACTAAAATGCGCAGATCGTTTATTTGTGCAGCTTACATTATGCAGGGACATTCAGATCCCTTGGTGCAAGCTGAAGCTACTGGTTGTCTACAGCAAGTACATCTATTTGCTCCAGGTAGCATTAGTCTACCCACATTAGTACCCACACTCGTTAAGAATTTATCTAGCAATTATTTGACGCAACGAAAAGCTGCTGTTTCATGTCTTCGTCAACTAGCTCACCGTGAAGCAAAAGAAGTGTGCGATCTAGCATTATCGATTAAGCCCGATGAATGTCCCAAACTAGTTGTTACCGAATTTGGTCTTCCTGGCATTCTGTTTGCCATGTTGGATTCTGAAACAGACATAGAAATGCTTAAAAACATACATGACACTTTAATGTCCATGCTTCAGTTGATGGCTGCAGAAAGCTTAAGCACCTGGTTGAGTCTGTGCAAAAACGTGTTAACGGTTGCCGTAGAAAATTCTCCTCTACCAGATGATGTGGCTTTAACCTCTAAGGGAGATGCAAAGGCAGGCGCGTCATCAAGCGCAACAGCATCACATAATTTGGCCAATAATgatgaggatgatgatgatgaagaagatGATGCTGATGATGTTACCGAATATCATGCCACAGAGAACTCTTCCACCCATCCAGCCATTCAACCACGCTGGACAACTCGCGTATTTGCAGCTCAATCTGTAAGAAAAATTATGTCGGCTTGTGAAAGCGACACTCCAATACATTTCGACTTGCTGCAGGCCAAAGAAATGCAAATGACTAAGTCTAGTGGTGACTATCTCATACTCCATCTCTCAGAGCTTATACGTATGTCTTTTATTGCTGCTACTTCCGACTCTGATCAGCTACGTTTAGAAGGCTTAAGAACTTTACAGGAAATAATCGATCGCTTTGCAAATGTGCCAGAACCCGAATTTCCAGGACATCTGTTATTGGAACAATTTCAGGCTCAG GTGGGAGCTGCTTTAAGGCCTGCTTTTGCTCCAGATACTCCTTCACATGTTACGGCTGCTGCCTGTGAAGTTTGTTCAGCTTGGATTGGATCCGGTGTGGCTCGTGATCTAAATGATTTACGTCGTGTGCATCAGTTATTAGTATCATCTTTGAACAAactacatacaaaaacaaacagcacTCAATTGTTCAACGAATCTATGACCACTCTAGAGAAGCTGAGTATATTAAAGGCTTGGGCTGAAGTTTACATTGTTGCCATGATAACTAACAATACTGCACCGGCTTCATTGTTAAGAAAACAATTATCCGCCTCTAATTTGATACCATCACTTACTGCGGCAATGGAAATGGATGATGACGAAACAGCTGGAGCTGACTATGGCAATGATAGAAGTTGCGAAAGTCTTTTATCGTTGGTTAAACCGGAATTAGATAATCTCTCTACTCACTGGTTAGCAGCTATGAAGGATCATGCTTTACTGTTATTGCCAGCCgaattccaaagtcaattaCCACACGATGGGGGTGCTTTTTATACCCCCGACACTATTAACTCTTCAAAACCACATTATTTGGCTTCATGGCCTCCCATTTTATATGCTGCTTCTTTGTGGCTCAAAGATGAGGGCTTCCAATTACATCTAGAGTCTTCAAGTCAAACAGATGCTGAAGCAAACAATTTGGATAATACCTCTTTGGAagctaataataatatttcacaTGGCTCCCTATCGGCTGATCGTTTCCATATGATTTTCGGCCTGTGTATGGAAGCCTTATGTAGCGCCAGAACATCAGAAAAACCCAAAAATGTGATAAGTTGTTTACAGTCTATGTACACGATATTCGACTCAAAGTGGGCACGTCAACAGTTGGTTAAAGATAAGGTCTTAACTATTGAATTGTGCAATGTTTTGCACCGGCAAATATTGACCAGTGATGACTTGTTTGTTCAGCTGCTGTGTATAGAAATACTTAAACAATCGGTTCAAGCTTCGAAAGAACAACTTACAGAATTACGTGATGAATATttggagaaaaataaaaatatagaaaatgctGATAACATTTCATTGCAAGAGCAAATCGATCAAATGGGTGAGGGAGGTGATTCAGGAGAAATAACTCCAGGCTCATCGCATATTTACGCCATCTTGGAggtgtgtttgtgtttatttgtacGTCAAATTCCCACCATGAATCCCGGAGCTGCTAATACCGTACAATTCCGTCAAGATTTGATTGCCAAAACGGCTTTGTCATCGCAATCATTCTTTAATAAACTAGCAGAGGATAATGGCAGATTAGTTGCCAGCGCTTTGGAATGTGTGGAGGAATTGACTACGCTCTGTTCCCCTAAAGGCGCTTTGGCTATTTTACCCACCATTCTATATATGACAACTTCCATTATAAAGGAAATTGCTAATAAATCCTGCATTGACTCGACTATTTTAGCCAATACCGTGGCCATACAAGCAGCTTTACATGCTCTGGAATCTATTTGTAAAGATAAATGGTCTAAACATCCCTCAGTAGCTAGCGAATGGCAAGAGCTGTTACAAAGTTCTTTGGCCACCATAGTGGATCTTACGAAAACGGCAGGCAACAATGAGGATAGGAAGATGGATGAAGTGACTATGTTGAGAGCTATAGCTGTCTTTATATTACACACTCCTCCAACAGTAGTGTCAACACCTTCCTTACAATATCCCTGTATAAATCACTTCCGTCAATATTTGCAATCCGACAATATGTCCGTTAAACTCAAGTGTATACAAACAGCACGTTTAATATTTTCGCAATCGGAATTAAAGGTATCCACACCTTATATACATGCATTGGCTCCACGCATTATAGAGGGTCTCTATATGGAAAGCGCTAAACAACCGCGCACCGATTTAGAATTGCAAATTGTTTTGGAAAGCATTGTGACTGTTGAAGCTCTAATTGAATTAGCTGAACCACAAAATc gaaATCTTATGCAag GCATACAAATGTTAACTCTACTGGTGCCAGTGCTAATAAACTATTTAGCTGAACCTTCAAAATTGCGTAATTTACCCAAATATCAACGTCAATTACATGAGCAGGCATTACAATGGCTTATGAAAATCGGTCCTAAATATCCGCAGGAATTCAAATCCTTAATGAGTCAATCACCAGAGTTACGTCAAAAATTGGAAGCAGCAGTACGTTGTCAGCAACAATCGGCCGCCATAGCTAATCGTGTACAAACGGCCCAATCCCGCAGTGGTCTCGATAAACAACAGAAACCCACTATAAAACTGAAAACTGATTTTAGtaactttcaataa